In Macadamia integrifolia cultivar HAES 741 chromosome 13, SCU_Mint_v3, whole genome shotgun sequence, one DNA window encodes the following:
- the LOC122059359 gene encoding uncharacterized protein LOC122059359: MAGGYDFFKVGSSGRSFRDEDFEEEDVWSVVMDIKEPTSNDRKPKDTSHISSVSSTPTLKRFPTASRMIPRANNSSHEAKLIQKSSAPVNIPDWSKIYGKNPTKGSDGGYSYGYGGGYILSGGLDRIVGDDDEDEEDLIPPHEWISKKLWMSQISSFSVCEGVGRTLKGRDLSKVRNAVLTRTGFLE, from the coding sequence ATGGCAGGTGGGTATGACTTTTTCAAAGTTGGTAGCAGTGGGAGATCATTTAGAGACGAagattttgaagaagaagatgtttggTCCGTAGTGATGGACATAAAGGAGCCCACTTCCAACGACAGAAAACCCAAGGACACGAGTCACATCTCCTCTGTTTCTTCTACTCCAACTCTGAAGCGCTTTCCAACTGCTTCAAGAATGATTCCAAGAGCAAACAATTCCTCCCATGAGGCAAAGCTTATACAGAAATCATCAGCACCTGTAAACATACCTGACTGGTCTAAGATCTATGGGAAGAACCCAACTAAGGGATCTGATGGCGGCTATAGCTACGGCTATGGTGGTGGTTATATTCTCAGTGGGGGCCTTGACAGAATtgttggtgatgatgatgaggatgaggaggatCTTATTCCACCCCATGAATGGATCTCTAAGAAGCTGTGGATGAGTCAAATTTCTTCATTCTCTGTGTGTGAAGGTGTTGGAAGAACATTGAAAGGGAGGGATCTCAGCAAAGTTAGGAACGCTGTTCTGACTCGAACTGGCTTCTTAGAATAA
- the LOC122058711 gene encoding heterodimeric geranylgeranyl pyrophosphate synthase small subunit, chloroplastic-like yields the protein MEGYAAPLRHLITNFPPTGDHHRSFPQYRYHNKPMKVAMHHNHQSYWASISSDIEAHLKQTVQIRPPLSVYEPMHYLVFSAPRTMAPPLSIAACELVGGQPEEAIPAASVLHLMYAASMVHQRLLHSGRVVGPTTKSADHTAGVELLTGDGIFSFGYELLARPSVHQLPDHKPERILRVIMEITRAMGAQGMVEGLCLQLRYRGSVSDGGDTASDDGFMMGKVGKVGRAVEKMEGGLYACGAACGAILGGATKEETEKLRSFGRYAGIIHGMLTSMASDEQEEEEKEGLSEMVEKLRSLALKELECFDHQPMVEIISSILHLDSLIQFNH from the coding sequence atggaAGGCTACGCAGCCCCGCTCAGGCATTTGATCACAAACTTTCCTCCCACCGGAGATCACCACCGTTCATTCCCACAATATCGTTACCATAACAAGCCCATGAAGGTGGCCATGCACCACAACCACCAATCATACTGGGCTTCCATAAGCTCTGACATCGAGGCCCACCTCAAGCAAACAGTTCAGATACGCCCACCCTTATCAGTGTACGAGCCCATGCACTACCTGGTCTTCTCCGCCCCAAGAACCATGGCTCCACCCCTCAGCATCGCCGCTTGCGAGCTCGTCGGAGGCCAGCCCGAGGAAGCCATCCCTGCGGCCTCGGTGCTTCACCTCATGTATGCCGCATCTATGGTGCACCAGCGCTTACTACACTCAGGCAGGgtggtgggtcccaccaccAAGAGCGCCGACCACACTGCGGGCGTCGAGCTCCTCACGGGTGACGGCATCTTTAGTTTCGGGTACGAATTGTTGGCCCGACCATCGGTGCATCAACTTCCGGATCATAAACCCGAACGGATCTTGAGGGTGATCATGGAGATCACGCGTGCAATGGGCGCACAAGGAATGGTGGAGGGATTGTGTCTACAGCTGCGATACAGGGGATCAGTATCAGACGGTGGTGATACGGCGTCTGATGATGGTTTCATGATGGGTAAGGTGGGTAAGGTGGGCAGGGCTGTTGAGAAGATGGAAGGTGGGCTTTACGCATGTGGAGCTGCGTGTGGAGCCATCTTAGGGGGAGCTACCAAGGAGGAAACGGAGAAGCTGAGAAGCTTTGGACGCTATGCGGGCATCATACATGGGATGCTGACATCAATGGCTAGTGATGaacaagaggaggaggagaaggaaggaTTGAGTGAAATGGTGGAGAAGCTTAGATCTTTGGCTCTCAAGGAATTGGAATGCTTCGATCATCAACCAATGGTTGAGATCATTTCGAGCATTCTTCACTTGGATTCACTGATTCAGTTCAACCATTAA